One genomic segment of Mytilus galloprovincialis chromosome 5, xbMytGall1.hap1.1, whole genome shotgun sequence includes these proteins:
- the LOC143076639 gene encoding uncharacterized protein LOC143076639 — protein MNQDINSRNNLAINESLNNVKTETIPYDVNRSDVKTAKASTGKSKKNAMQNNPSYHVKVVITGDLNVGKTSLIKALVGPEHDSVLKGQRTGRVKTEFRRTDNNIKMDIWDTAGQERYRSLTASYYRGAHGCLIMFDLTKHHTFENVTSWLTDLRQYTTNPEKISTILVGTRCHAKRREVGKEKAEAFAEHVGLPYIEVSSEEDINVREVFDLLSDNILQTLKRHPSLLMVPTMSTKLSDNDSKKKMLWCSC, from the exons ATGAATCAAGACATCAATTCAAGAAACAATTTAGCAATTAATGAAAGTTTAAATAACGTAAAGACCGAGACCATACCATATGACGTTAATCGTAGTGACGTGAAGACTGCTAAGGCATCCACAGGTAAATCAAAGAAAAATGCAATGCAAAATAATCCGAGTTACCATGTAAAAGTAGTTATAACTGGAGACTTAAATGTTGGAAAAACCTCACTTATTAAGGCTTTAGTAGGACCCGAACATGATTCAGTGCTAAAAGGACAGCGTACTGGTAGAGTGAAGACAGAATTTCGGAGAAcagataacaatataaaaatggaTATATGGGATACTGCAG GCCAGGAAAGGTACAGATCATTAACTGCATCCTACTATCGAGGGGCTCATGGCTGTCTTATAATGTTCGATCTGACGAAGCACCACACGTTTGAAAATGTAACATCTTG gCTGACAGATTTGAGACAATATACAACGAATCCAGAAAAAATCTCTACAATTCTAGTCGGAACTCGATGTCATGCAAAGAGACGGGAAGTTGGTAAAGAAAAGGCGGAAGCATTTGCGGAACACGTCGGACTTCCGTATATCGAAGTGAGCTCTGAAGAAGACATTAATGTTCGAGAAGTTTTTGACTTATTGTCGGACAATATACTACAAACACTTAAAAGACATCCTTCATTACTTATGGTACCAACAATGTCAACGAAATTATCAGACAATGACTCGAAAAAGAAAATGTTGTGGTGCTCTTGTTGA